From the genome of Solidesulfovibrio carbinolicus, one region includes:
- a CDS encoding glycosyltransferase family 2 protein → MDTVEFSLVVPCYNEEDVLPHFYAEVVPALDAALGGDWEIIFVDDGSRDRSRQLILGLHLQDSRIKGVFLSRNFGHQAAVDTGLCHAKGRFIGVMDCDLQDPVQVLLAMYAKCKSGLDVCYGVRARRESPWLLKFFYSFFYLIMHKVATHDWPRDAGDFCVVSRKALDAVLALPENSRMFRGLRSWVGFRQLGLPYDRPNRRSGKSKYNLRKLIDLALLGFVGFTDFPLRFIGVFGFAVGLFACLLMFFVVLNRFFPQFSLFGYWVGVSPVATTILVIFLFFMSILFVFLGVIGEYIRVLLQEVKGRPFAVVDTTVGDVARPETPARIMRRE, encoded by the coding sequence ATGGATACGGTCGAGTTTTCCCTTGTCGTGCCCTGCTATAACGAAGAAGATGTATTGCCGCATTTTTACGCGGAAGTTGTTCCGGCCCTTGATGCGGCCTTGGGAGGCGACTGGGAGATCATTTTTGTAGACGACGGCAGCCGGGATCGTTCGCGCCAGCTGATTCTCGGTTTGCACCTGCAAGACTCGCGCATCAAAGGCGTGTTTCTCAGCCGCAATTTTGGTCATCAGGCAGCGGTCGATACAGGCCTTTGTCATGCCAAGGGACGTTTCATTGGCGTGATGGATTGCGATCTGCAAGACCCCGTTCAGGTCTTGTTGGCCATGTACGCCAAATGCAAATCCGGGTTGGATGTCTGCTACGGCGTGCGGGCCAGACGCGAATCCCCCTGGCTGCTCAAGTTTTTTTACTCGTTTTTTTACTTGATCATGCACAAGGTGGCTACCCACGACTGGCCCCGCGACGCCGGCGACTTCTGCGTCGTCTCGCGCAAGGCCCTCGACGCCGTCCTGGCCTTGCCGGAAAATTCCCGGATGTTTCGCGGGCTGCGTTCCTGGGTCGGCTTTAGACAGCTGGGATTGCCCTACGACCGGCCCAATCGTCGCTCGGGAAAGAGTAAATACAACCTCCGCAAGCTCATTGATCTGGCGCTGCTCGGCTTTGTCGGCTTCACCGATTTTCCCCTGCGCTTCATTGGCGTTTTTGGTTTTGCCGTGGGCCTGTTTGCCTGCCTGCTCATGTTCTTCGTGGTGCTCAACCGGTTTTTTCCCCAGTTTTCCCTGTTCGGCTACTGGGTCGGCGTCAGTCCCGTGGCCACGACAATTCTGGTTATTTTTTTATTTTTTATGAGTATTCTTTTCGTTTTCCTGGGCGTCATCGGCGAATACATCCGAGTGCTGCTGCAGGAGGTAAAGGGCCGTCCCTTTGCTGTTGTCGATACGACGGTGGGCGATGTCGCCAGGCCGGAAACGCCGGCCAGAATCATGCGAAGGGAGTAA
- a CDS encoding class I SAM-dependent methyltransferase — protein MRNIVHLSEALPVNMTDYWHDIASLEHFWVRRRLEVFRALAGQTARDMGPAADIGCGRGLLQSQLEREYGLAVDGFDLDENALAHNLSTSSGLYVYNIHDRLPELAGKYKTIFLFDVLEHVANELGFLASALHHLRPGGLLYVNLPAYQHLFSAYDTMAGHLRRYTLAQAEDLGRRAGLRLVKSTYWGAPYYPLLVVRKFLLRLKKTESDIVATGFDARSDRLNTVLGHLGRLEPLPQRLLGTSVMLAWQKGA, from the coding sequence ATGCGAAATATTGTCCATCTGTCCGAGGCGTTGCCTGTCAATATGACCGATTATTGGCATGACATCGCCAGCTTGGAGCATTTCTGGGTACGTCGTCGCCTGGAGGTCTTTCGCGCCCTTGCCGGCCAAACGGCCCGGGACATGGGACCGGCGGCCGACATCGGCTGCGGCCGCGGGCTTTTGCAAAGCCAGCTGGAACGGGAATACGGTCTGGCCGTGGACGGCTTCGATCTCGACGAAAACGCCTTGGCCCACAACCTGAGCACGTCAAGCGGCCTATACGTCTACAATATCCACGACCGGTTGCCCGAGCTGGCCGGGAAGTACAAAACGATCTTCCTGTTTGACGTGCTGGAGCATGTCGCGAATGAACTGGGCTTTTTAGCGTCCGCCTTGCATCATCTGCGGCCCGGCGGCCTGCTCTACGTCAACCTGCCGGCTTACCAGCATCTCTTTTCCGCCTATGACACCATGGCCGGTCATTTGCGGCGCTACACCCTGGCCCAGGCCGAAGACCTTGGCCGCAGGGCCGGACTGCGTCTGGTCAAATCGACCTATTGGGGGGCGCCGTATTATCCGCTGCTGGTCGTGCGCAAATTTCTGCTGCGGCTCAAAAAAACGGAAAGCGACATTGTCGCCACAGGGTTTGACGCCAGAAGCGATAGGCTCAACACCGTCCTTGGCCATCTCGGCCGGCTGGAGCCGCTGCCCCAACGCCTGCTTGGCACTTCCGTCATGCTGGCCTGGCAAAAGGGTGCATAA
- a CDS encoding PocR ligand-binding domain-containing protein: protein MSQDQPSVCDAPETQDACGQPRHGGALSVDSTRLRFEDLFHIEEIQRIQDAFAAASGVASLITDPQGRPLTRPSNFTTLCAKVIRGTPKGLANCIRSDVCLGQGTPGGPMVRRCLSGGLLDGGTAIHVGERHIANWLVGQVLDEEADLEAMAAYAREIGADEAAFRAALAEVPRMPLARFGKICQALHHFANHLSALAVANFDQARRIDELRQAQASIKARDRSLSEIIEFLPDPAFAVDRDGRVTFWNKALERLTGIAAADMLGKGDFAYGAAFYGQPTPLLLDYARGAVSTPDPRYHVADIAQGEIIAEVTLTAMPGGERHVWAKAVALYDEFGQVNGAIEAIRDVTDRERREAALRQSEAMFRGIVETAHEGVWVYDVNYDTTFVNKRMADMLGYTPQELLGRNLTEFLPPESQHRAARQQQRRREGLSDVFEQCIERRDGTMLWVLISASPLQDEHGKFAGSLGMFSDLSAVKAVEAELRAHQQRLEDEVEERTRELREQAMELAEANIRLSELDRLKSAFLSTVSHELRTPLTSILGFAKLLGREFGEHFSPLAGDNPALAARAKRIAHNLGVVYGEAERLTRLINDVLDLNRIESGNMQWRDQCIDPVAVLGQAVQTIEGLLAQRPEIRFRFLADDSSQPLFMDPDQLVQVIANLLQNAVKFTEHGEVVLEIRAEAEGVLMTVRDQGVGIPADQLESIFDRFHQVGRGDTIVSPTIKGTGLGLAICRQIVRHYGGRIWAESRLGEGSAFHVRLPMAQQCLETVCDPAL from the coding sequence ATGTCCCAGGATCAGCCCTCCGTATGTGACGCCCCGGAAACACAGGACGCTTGCGGCCAACCGCGCCATGGGGGCGCTTTGTCCGTGGATTCGACCCGGCTTCGTTTCGAGGATCTGTTCCACATTGAGGAAATCCAGCGCATCCAGGACGCCTTTGCCGCTGCTTCGGGCGTGGCCTCGCTGATAACCGATCCCCAAGGCCGACCGCTGACCCGGCCGAGCAATTTCACCACCCTGTGCGCCAAAGTTATTCGCGGCACGCCCAAGGGCCTTGCCAACTGCATCCGGTCCGACGTTTGCCTGGGCCAGGGGACGCCTGGCGGCCCCATGGTGCGACGCTGCCTGAGCGGCGGCCTTCTCGACGGCGGCACGGCCATCCATGTTGGCGAACGCCACATCGCCAACTGGCTGGTAGGCCAGGTCCTGGACGAAGAGGCCGACCTCGAAGCCATGGCCGCCTATGCCCGCGAAATTGGGGCCGATGAGGCGGCCTTCCGGGCCGCCCTGGCCGAGGTGCCGCGGATGCCCCTGGCGAGGTTCGGAAAAATCTGCCAGGCCCTGCACCACTTCGCCAACCACCTTTCGGCCCTGGCCGTGGCCAATTTCGACCAGGCCAGGCGTATCGACGAACTGCGTCAGGCCCAGGCCAGCATCAAGGCCCGGGATCGTAGCCTCTCGGAAATCATCGAGTTTTTACCCGACCCCGCCTTTGCCGTAGACCGGGACGGCCGGGTTACCTTCTGGAACAAGGCCTTGGAACGCTTGACCGGCATCGCCGCCGCCGACATGCTCGGCAAAGGCGATTTCGCCTACGGCGCGGCATTTTACGGCCAGCCCACCCCGCTGCTCCTGGACTATGCCCGGGGGGCCGTTTCCACGCCCGACCCGCGCTACCATGTCGCCGACATCGCCCAGGGCGAAATCATCGCCGAGGTCACCTTGACCGCCATGCCCGGCGGCGAACGCCATGTCTGGGCCAAGGCCGTGGCCCTCTACGACGAGTTCGGCCAGGTCAACGGGGCCATTGAGGCCATTCGCGACGTCACCGACCGGGAGCGACGCGAGGCGGCCCTGCGCCAAAGCGAAGCCATGTTCCGGGGCATCGTGGAAACGGCCCACGAGGGGGTGTGGGTCTACGACGTGAACTACGACACCACCTTCGTCAACAAGCGCATGGCCGACATGCTGGGGTATACGCCCCAGGAGCTGTTGGGCCGTAACTTAACCGAGTTCCTGCCGCCAGAAAGCCAGCACCGAGCAGCCAGGCAACAGCAACGTCGTCGAGAAGGCCTCAGCGACGTGTTCGAGCAATGCATCGAACGCCGCGACGGCACGATGCTCTGGGTGCTTATCTCCGCCAGCCCCTTGCAGGACGAACACGGCAAGTTCGCCGGATCGCTCGGGATGTTCTCGGATTTGAGCGCGGTCAAGGCCGTTGAGGCAGAACTGCGGGCCCATCAGCAACGCCTGGAAGATGAAGTGGAAGAACGCACCCGGGAACTGCGCGAACAGGCCATGGAACTGGCCGAGGCCAACATCCGCTTAAGCGAACTCGACCGGCTCAAATCGGCCTTTCTCTCCACCGTGTCCCACGAACTGCGCACGCCCCTGACTTCGATCCTGGGATTCGCCAAACTCCTCGGCCGGGAATTTGGGGAGCATTTCAGCCCGTTGGCCGGCGACAATCCGGCTTTGGCTGCCCGGGCCAAGCGCATCGCCCACAACCTCGGCGTGGTCTACGGCGAGGCCGAACGCCTCACGCGCCTGATCAACGACGTTCTTGACCTCAACCGCATCGAATCCGGCAACATGCAATGGCGCGACCAGTGCATCGATCCGGTGGCCGTGCTGGGTCAGGCCGTGCAGACCATCGAAGGCCTGCTGGCCCAGCGCCCGGAAATCCGCTTCCGTTTTCTTGCCGACGACTCATCCCAGCCGCTCTTCATGGATCCCGACCAGCTCGTGCAAGTCATCGCCAACCTGCTGCAAAACGCCGTGAAATTTACCGAACACGGCGAGGTCGTGCTGGAAATCCGCGCCGAAGCCGAGGGCGTGCTCATGACCGTGCGCGACCAGGGCGTGGGCATTCCGGCCGATCAGCTCGAATCGATTTTCGACCGATTCCATCAGGTGGGGCGCGGCGACACCATCGTCAGCCCGACCATCAAGGGCACGGGCCTGGGCCTGGCCATCTGCCGCCAGATCGTGCGTCACTACGGCGGCCGCATCTGGGCCGAGTCGCGGCTTGGGGAAGGCAGCGCCTTTCATGTGCGCCTGCCCATGGCCCAGCAGTGCCTGGAAACGGTCTGCGACCCGGCGTTATAA
- a CDS encoding glycosyltransferase, producing the protein MKIDLHVHSKFSTRPSQWVLQKLNCPESFTEPIRIYEEARRKGMGLVTISDHNRIEGALSIAHLPGTFVSEEVTSYFPDDRCKVHVLVFDITEAMHREMQRLRENIHELVDYLRQEGIHHAVAHPLFGVNDRMTVANFEKLLLLFRNFEINGARDAWQNDCLRDIIPNLDADAIWRLADKHGIDPGYAQPWRKNLIGGSDDHSALTIASTYTEVEGAENLVEFLDGLENGASVARGASSTPRTMARNLYSIAYQYYKHRFGIDRFLDKDVTLKVVDRFLEPGEQEAVGLAFRLKSRLARGLTRRRKSASTPLRELIRTETESLIHSDPALMEFARAGVLGNDNLENGWFSFVNRATNRVAAHFAGSLLDHVSGANVFDIFGALGSAGALYTMLAPYFLAYSIFTKDRRFSSQARLALTGQNGKDAAVRVAHFTDTFHEINGVSGTLRQQAELSIKTGKCLSIYTCDHGPRIFEPGVQQFTPIGVYSLAEYPDQKLYYPPLLEMLHSVYAGNFTRIHSATPGPIGLAALCIAKTLRLPIYGTYHTALPQYAQILTGDEAMEDLTWKCIIWYYNQMDLVYVPSKETGRELAEKGLDPAKLRLFPRGVDVVRFDPAKRDEDLAARFGLGHGPRLLYAGRVSREKDLHLLAAAFRRLVAQHPEATLCIVGDGPYLDELRAQLAGTPTVFTGYREGEELAGLFAACDLFVFPSATDTFGNVVLEAQASGLPIIVTNQGGPMENIVPGETGVVVPAGDAEALHAAMAGLLADPELMRAMGRAGRNYAEKRTIDQAFEDYWKMYEEAPGAPTPSVSLEPALAKAMQRLVHAA; encoded by the coding sequence ATGAAAATCGACCTGCACGTACACTCCAAATTCTCCACCCGCCCGTCCCAGTGGGTGCTGCAAAAGCTCAACTGTCCCGAGAGCTTCACCGAACCGATACGCATCTACGAGGAAGCCCGGCGCAAGGGCATGGGGCTCGTGACCATCTCCGACCACAACCGCATCGAGGGGGCGCTGTCCATCGCCCATCTGCCCGGAACCTTCGTCAGCGAGGAAGTCACGTCCTATTTTCCTGACGACCGCTGCAAGGTCCATGTGCTGGTCTTCGACATCACCGAGGCCATGCACCGGGAGATGCAGCGCCTGCGCGAGAACATCCACGAGCTGGTCGATTACCTGCGCCAGGAAGGCATCCACCACGCCGTGGCCCACCCGCTGTTCGGGGTCAACGACCGCATGACCGTGGCCAATTTCGAAAAGCTCCTGCTGCTGTTCCGCAATTTCGAGATCAACGGCGCGCGCGACGCCTGGCAAAACGACTGCCTGCGCGACATCATCCCCAACCTCGACGCCGACGCCATCTGGCGGCTGGCCGACAAGCATGGCATCGACCCCGGCTATGCCCAGCCCTGGCGCAAAAATCTGATCGGCGGTTCCGACGACCACAGCGCGCTCACCATCGCCTCCACCTACACCGAGGTGGAAGGCGCCGAAAACCTTGTCGAATTCCTCGACGGCCTGGAAAACGGGGCCTCTGTCGCCCGGGGCGCGTCGAGCACGCCGCGCACCATGGCCCGCAACCTCTACAGCATCGCCTACCAGTACTATAAACACCGCTTCGGCATCGACCGGTTCTTGGACAAGGACGTGACCCTCAAGGTCGTGGACCGGTTCCTGGAACCCGGCGAACAGGAGGCCGTGGGGTTGGCCTTTCGCCTTAAAAGCCGGCTCGCCCGGGGACTGACCCGCCGCCGCAAAAGCGCCAGCACCCCGCTTCGGGAACTGATCCGCACCGAGACGGAATCGCTTATCCACTCCGATCCGGCGCTCATGGAATTCGCCAGGGCCGGCGTCCTTGGCAACGACAATTTGGAAAACGGCTGGTTCTCCTTCGTCAACCGGGCCACCAACCGGGTGGCCGCTCATTTCGCCGGCTCGCTGCTGGATCACGTCAGCGGGGCCAACGTCTTCGACATCTTCGGGGCCCTGGGTTCGGCCGGGGCGCTCTACACCATGCTCGCCCCCTATTTCCTGGCCTACTCCATTTTCACCAAGGACCGGCGCTTCAGCAGCCAGGCCAGGCTGGCGCTCACCGGCCAGAACGGCAAGGACGCCGCCGTGCGCGTGGCCCACTTCACCGACACCTTCCACGAGATAAACGGCGTGTCCGGCACCCTGCGCCAGCAGGCCGAACTGTCCATCAAAACCGGCAAGTGCTTAAGCATCTACACCTGCGACCACGGCCCCCGCATCTTCGAGCCGGGCGTGCAGCAGTTCACGCCCATCGGGGTCTACAGCCTGGCCGAATACCCCGACCAGAAGCTCTACTACCCGCCCCTGCTGGAAATGCTCCACTCCGTTTACGCCGGCAACTTCACCCGCATCCATTCGGCTACCCCCGGCCCCATCGGCCTGGCCGCCCTGTGCATCGCCAAGACGCTGCGCCTGCCCATCTACGGCACCTACCACACGGCCCTGCCCCAATACGCCCAGATCCTCACCGGCGACGAGGCCATGGAAGACCTCACCTGGAAGTGCATCATCTGGTATTACAACCAGATGGATCTGGTGTACGTGCCGTCCAAGGAAACCGGCCGGGAACTGGCCGAAAAGGGGCTGGACCCGGCCAAGCTGCGGCTTTTCCCGCGCGGCGTGGACGTGGTCCGCTTCGATCCGGCCAAGCGCGACGAGGATCTCGCGGCGCGCTTCGGCCTGGGCCATGGTCCGCGTCTGCTCTACGCCGGCCGGGTGTCCCGGGAAAAGGACTTGCACCTGCTGGCCGCGGCCTTTCGCCGGCTCGTCGCCCAACATCCCGAGGCCACCCTGTGCATCGTCGGCGACGGCCCCTATCTCGACGAGCTGCGCGCGCAGCTTGCCGGCACGCCCACGGTTTTCACCGGCTACCGCGAGGGCGAGGAGCTGGCCGGGCTTTTCGCCGCCTGCGACCTGTTCGTCTTCCCCAGCGCCACCGACACCTTCGGCAACGTGGTCCTGGAAGCCCAGGCCTCGGGCCTGCCGATTATTGTCACCAACCAGGGCGGCCCCATGGAGAACATCGTGCCCGGCGAAACCGGCGTCGTGGTCCCGGCCGGCGACGCCGAGGCCCTCCACGCGGCCATGGCCGGGTTGCTAGCCGATCCCGAGCTCATGAGGGCCATGGGCCGGGCCGGCCGGAATTACGCCGAAAAGCGCACCATCGACCAGGCCTTCGAGGATTACTGGAAAATGTACGAGGAAGCGCCGGGCGCGCCGACGCCCAGCGTCTCCCTGGAGCCGGCCCTGGCCAAGGCCATGCAACGCCTGGTGCACGCCGCCTGA
- a CDS encoding GGDEF domain-containing protein, whose amino-acid sequence MEWNNDHPPYVKGALRSRPGPLEAGPDDGSGLCDGLESAGGEMGVVTAAIADFASLLPEIDLETGFEILRQLAEAVREGFACHFPGCRALRFQETGVASQACVFAQGPGCREPGAVLGYFAAFRAALAGPLSQRFSRLAGRSLVVEVGYARLDAAAGAGPRQLLRALCQAQCLGKHGFDDERRRLHQAFERLLAARECDVRYQPLVDLAGGGVLGWEAAIRGEADGPFAGVGQLWAFAATCGEEAALDRLFRELALSRLGPIGDRQKLFLPIRHASLDDPAFAAPRLAADLERLGLSPADVVLCVSEKNVLGDLSCLFERLEPHRAVGFALAADDVGGGASNLLLLSRARPDWIKTCPGLAEAVEANPFKRVMLETLALLSEKIGARLAVAGIASELALSTVASMGVHAALGPHFGQPACPKPEQVAELPPKANFDILGGGGWQSSAPIGNLAEACLTVAEDTTVDEVRGLLADRPPMTNVVVAAAGRPVGILMNYHLDRRLSSRYGNSLFGHKSVTRIMNDKPLVAEAAQAVEAVARQAMNRDPAMVYDDIVVVDEAGLLVGTVSVQKMLDSLAQVQVELAKGLNPLSGLPGNMAIELEVGRRAKLGGPASCVYVDLDNFKVYNDAYGFSNGDKVILLTARVLAEALRGRPDCFLGHVGGDDFVCITPREEAEGLCQRAIEAFAAAIGDHYSPEDRRRGAVAGKSRDGAPGMFPLVSLSMGIVDCAFEIPFSAEEFSQRVAEVKKFAKTRAGNSYVRDRRAPLGARV is encoded by the coding sequence ATGGAATGGAACAACGACCATCCGCCCTACGTCAAAGGGGCGTTGCGCTCCCGCCCCGGGCCTTTGGAGGCCGGCCCCGACGACGGCTCGGGCCTGTGCGACGGCCTGGAGTCCGCTGGGGGGGAAATGGGCGTGGTGACGGCGGCGATCGCCGATTTCGCCAGCCTCTTGCCGGAGATTGACCTGGAGACCGGCTTCGAGATTTTGCGCCAGTTGGCCGAGGCCGTTCGGGAGGGGTTCGCCTGTCATTTTCCGGGCTGTCGGGCGCTGCGGTTCCAGGAAACCGGGGTCGCCTCCCAGGCCTGCGTTTTCGCCCAGGGGCCAGGCTGCCGCGAGCCCGGCGCGGTTTTGGGATATTTCGCCGCTTTCCGGGCCGCCCTGGCCGGGCCGTTGTCCCAGCGTTTCAGCCGGTTGGCCGGCCGGTCGCTTGTCGTGGAGGTCGGCTACGCCCGCCTGGACGCCGCCGCCGGAGCCGGCCCGCGCCAGTTGTTGCGGGCCTTGTGCCAGGCCCAGTGCCTGGGCAAGCACGGTTTCGACGACGAACGCCGCCGACTGCATCAGGCTTTTGAGCGCCTCCTTGCCGCCCGTGAGTGCGACGTGCGCTACCAGCCCCTGGTCGATCTGGCCGGCGGCGGCGTGCTTGGCTGGGAAGCGGCCATCCGGGGCGAAGCGGACGGCCCGTTTGCCGGCGTCGGTCAGCTCTGGGCCTTTGCCGCCACCTGCGGCGAGGAAGCGGCCCTGGACCGGCTTTTCCGGGAGCTGGCCCTGTCCCGCCTGGGGCCGATTGGCGACCGTCAAAAGCTCTTTTTGCCCATCCGCCATGCCAGCCTCGACGATCCGGCTTTTGCTGCGCCCAGGCTCGCCGCCGATCTGGAGCGCCTGGGCCTGTCCCCGGCCGACGTGGTGCTGTGCGTTTCCGAAAAAAACGTCCTGGGCGACCTGTCCTGCTTGTTTGAACGCCTGGAACCCCACCGGGCCGTCGGGTTTGCCCTGGCCGCCGACGACGTGGGCGGCGGGGCGTCCAACCTGTTGCTGCTTTCCCGGGCTCGGCCCGACTGGATCAAGACCTGTCCGGGCCTGGCCGAGGCCGTGGAAGCCAATCCCTTTAAGCGGGTGATGCTCGAAACCCTGGCGCTTTTATCGGAAAAAATCGGCGCGCGTCTGGCCGTGGCCGGCATCGCCTCGGAGCTGGCCCTGTCCACGGTAGCCTCCATGGGCGTCCATGCCGCCCTTGGGCCGCATTTCGGTCAGCCGGCCTGCCCCAAGCCGGAGCAGGTGGCCGAGTTGCCGCCCAAGGCGAACTTCGACATCCTGGGCGGCGGCGGCTGGCAGTCCTCGGCCCCCATCGGCAATCTGGCCGAGGCCTGCCTCACCGTGGCCGAGGACACCACCGTGGACGAGGTGCGCGGGCTCTTGGCCGACCGGCCGCCCATGACCAACGTGGTGGTGGCCGCCGCCGGCCGGCCGGTGGGCATTCTCATGAACTACCATCTGGATCGCCGGCTCAGCTCCCGTTACGGCAACTCCCTTTTCGGCCACAAATCCGTCACCCGCATCATGAACGACAAGCCCCTTGTCGCCGAGGCCGCCCAGGCCGTGGAGGCCGTAGCCCGGCAGGCCATGAACCGCGACCCGGCCATGGTCTATGACGACATTGTGGTGGTGGACGAGGCCGGACTGCTCGTCGGCACGGTCTCGGTGCAAAAGATGCTCGACTCCCTGGCCCAGGTGCAGGTGGAGCTGGCCAAGGGGCTTAATCCCTTGTCCGGCCTGCCCGGCAACATGGCCATTGAACTGGAAGTGGGGCGTCGGGCCAAGCTCGGCGGACCGGCCAGCTGCGTTTACGTCGATCTCGACAATTTCAAGGTCTACAACGACGCCTACGGTTTTTCCAACGGCGACAAGGTGATTCTGCTCACGGCCAGGGTGCTGGCCGAGGCCCTGCGGGGCCGGCCGGACTGTTTCCTCGGCCATGTGGGCGGCGACGATTTCGTGTGCATCACCCCGCGCGAAGAGGCCGAAGGCCTGTGCCAGCGGGCCATTGAGGCCTTTGCCGCAGCCATTGGCGATCACTACAGCCCCGAGGATCGTCGGCGCGGAGCCGTTGCCGGCAAGTCCCGCGACGGCGCGCCAGGCATGTTTCCGCTGGTGTCGCTGTCCATGGGCATCGTGGACTGCGCCTTCGAAATACCTTTTAGCGCCGAGGAGTTCAGCCAGCGGGTGGCGGAAGTCAAGAAATTCGCCAAGACCCGGGCTGGCAACTCCTATGTGCGCGACCGGCGCGCCCCCCTTGGCGCGCGGGTTTGA
- the pstB gene encoding phosphate ABC transporter ATP-binding protein PstB has translation MQHSVKMAAVDLDFYYGRFKALESINLEIPERRVTALIGPSGCGKSTFLRCLNRMNDLIAGTRTEGAVLLDGVKVNVPSLDVVELRRKVGMVFQKPNPFPKTIFENVAYGLRVGGVSDRNYISSQVEKSLVAAGLFTEVKDRLHDSALGLSGGQQQRLCIARAVALEPEVLLMDEPASALDPIATQKIEELIAELKRNYTIAIVTHSMQQAARVSDLTAFFYMGKLVEVGPTEAIFTRPANQQTEDYVTGRFG, from the coding sequence ATGCAACACAGCGTCAAAATGGCCGCGGTGGATCTCGACTTCTACTACGGCCGGTTCAAGGCTCTTGAGAGCATCAATCTGGAAATTCCCGAGCGCCGGGTCACGGCGCTCATTGGCCCGTCCGGCTGCGGCAAATCGACCTTTTTGCGGTGCTTAAACCGCATGAACGACCTCATCGCCGGCACGCGCACCGAAGGCGCGGTGCTCCTCGACGGAGTCAAGGTCAACGTGCCGAGCCTGGACGTGGTGGAATTGCGGCGCAAGGTGGGCATGGTCTTCCAAAAGCCCAACCCCTTCCCTAAGACCATTTTCGAGAACGTGGCTTATGGCCTGCGGGTCGGCGGCGTATCTGATCGCAACTACATTTCGAGCCAGGTGGAAAAGAGCCTGGTCGCGGCCGGGCTTTTCACCGAAGTCAAGGACCGGCTCCATGATTCGGCCCTGGGCCTTTCCGGTGGCCAACAGCAGCGGTTGTGCATCGCCCGGGCCGTGGCCCTGGAGCCGGAAGTGCTGCTCATGGACGAGCCGGCCTCGGCCCTGGACCCCATCGCCACCCAGAAGATCGAGGAGCTCATCGCCGAGCTCAAGCGCAACTACACCATCGCCATCGTCACCCACAGCATGCAGCAGGCGGCCCGGGTCTCGGACCTCACCGCCTTTTTCTACATGGGCAAACTCGTGGAAGTCGGCCCCACCGAAGCCATCTTCACCCGTCCGGCCAATCAGCAGACCGAAGACTACGTCACCGGCCGTTTCGGCTGA
- the phoU gene encoding phosphate signaling complex protein PhoU, translating into MESRAHFHAELDALKGRVIALSVLVETARQGAVAAYRQNDQTLARQIIEGDKAINQQACDIDEACLKLLALEQPVALDLRRIVGYARAVINLERLGDEAVNIAEGALVGAGLPGDCDGALMELSDHVAGMLALASRSFVEDDVDAAMDVCRLDERARELAVAAMRCITEALSRCQAAPEEGVRAILACRSFERMAGHAANLGEILVFIVKGVILSQKCQPR; encoded by the coding sequence ATGGAAAGCAGAGCCCATTTTCACGCCGAACTTGATGCCCTCAAGGGCCGTGTCATCGCCCTGTCCGTGCTGGTCGAAACGGCCCGCCAGGGCGCGGTGGCCGCCTACCGCCAAAACGACCAGACCCTGGCCCGCCAGATCATCGAAGGCGACAAGGCCATCAACCAGCAGGCCTGCGACATCGACGAGGCCTGCCTCAAGCTGCTGGCCCTGGAGCAGCCGGTCGCCCTGGACTTGCGCCGCATCGTCGGCTACGCCCGGGCCGTTATTAACCTCGAACGCCTGGGCGACGAAGCCGTCAACATCGCCGAGGGCGCGTTGGTCGGGGCTGGGCTTCCGGGCGACTGCGACGGCGCGCTCATGGAGCTTTCCGACCATGTGGCCGGCATGTTGGCCCTGGCCTCGCGGTCCTTTGTCGAGGATGACGTGGACGCGGCCATGGACGTCTGTCGCCTGGACGAGCGGGCCAGGGAACTGGCCGTGGCCGCCATGCGCTGCATCACCGAGGCGCTTTCGCGCTGCCAGGCCGCGCCCGAGGAAGGGGTTCGGGCCATTCTCGCCTGCCGCAGTTTCGAGCGCATGGCCGGACACGCCGCCAACCTCGGCGAAATCCTGGTCTTTATCGTCAAGGGCGTCATCCTCAGCCAAAAATGCCAGCCCCGTTAG